The following coding sequences are from one Hydra vulgaris chromosome 04, alternate assembly HydraT2T_AEP window:
- the LOC136071708 gene encoding heme-binding protein 1-like isoform X2 has protein sequence MRVTFAIFLLVIGVCLGETNIWNSFRSKINNIRQKVSSNLKEILEVKNEEYPKFCNNLKCPKFTIKSKGDGYEERCYEESTWATTSIQAPHSQKTSFRPMFQTLFKYISGENDQKVKIPMTVPVLVAMKMSTDKNDSLDIKMHFFVPPTNLTIPKPTSDAVKILSYPKVCTYVRVFGGYQMEINKNLLYQRKKLTNALDKAGLKYQESLLVYAGYDSPWKVFHRHNEIMLGVKSEETNMPSILSNEISPYVQSNDVV, from the exons ATGCGTGTTACCTTTGCGATATTTCTATTGGTTATCGGAGTATGCTTGGGAGAGACAAACATTTGGAACTCTTTTcgttctaaaataaataatattcgTCAAAAAGtatcttcaaatttaaaagaaatactagAAGTTAAAAACGAAGAATATCCtaaattttgtaacaacttAAAATGTCCCAAGTTCACAATCAAGTCAAAAGGCGATGGTTATGAGGAAAGGTGTTACGAAGAGTCAACATGGGCTACAACTTCAATCCAAGCGCCACATTCACAAAAAACAT caTTTCGACCAATGTTCCAAACCCTTTTCAAATATATTAGTGGTGAAAAtgatcaaaaagttaaaataccgATGACTGTACCAGTTCTTGTCGCAATGAAAATGTCAACTGACAAAAATGATTCTTTGgatattaaaatgcattttttcgTTCCTCCTACAAACTTAACTATACCCAAACCTACCAGTGATGCTGTTAAGATTTTAAGTTATCCTAAAGTTTGCACCTACGTAAGAGTTTTTGGAGGATATCAAATGGAAATCAACAAGAACCTGTTGTATCAACGCAAGAAACTTACAAACGCACTTGACAAAGCCGGTCTAAAATACCAAGAATCGTTATTGGTTTATGCAGGTTACGACTCACCATGGAAAGTGTTTCACAGACATAACGAAATTATGTTGGGTGTTAAATCTGAAGAAACTAATATGCCAAGCATTCTTTCAAATGAAATTTCTCCATATGTTCAATCAAACGACGTTGTttaa
- the LOC100203972 gene encoding extracellular calcium-sensing receptor, whose amino-acid sequence MLVWFYFGLLLFLLEVASCTFATYSTRCQHIQNYVIADATSSTRLTSITNGNYTIQAIITITGNTFCNIVSRYGLVRQYAIEYALYNAYKKINNSQIAKIGLRIDDDCESLPITMSRGIELASMLRENSICRKSFLHCSSKSQRNSNDIQTPVGIIGTLLSLTTIPLATLTSLYRIPQISPSASSSLLSKTDLYKSFFRTIPSDNHQVSVMLDIIETFRWNFIIAAGSDDDYGKLALSELETRARVRNICITETIYVPYKSPNTQKSVKNLMELITNKVKAKVIILFLYAVGLGNLILNEAKERGVQRIWLTSDAWVTEAENLNVTLNNQTHGIISVSPKRYKLPDFVQFMEYEIKNNFVCNMWLKNYLKNSYNCEPSNISSNKEILFGYNNCSVDIKNVMKELSSSVGKISNLVDAVTALVLSIYKFLDIHCIKDRDCSISAIDPVELNNIVRNITFKNSIGEVIEFDQSGELTYVFYSIDNLQLLNGQLKYVSVGNWSNKRTKNLLIEKSLIEWPFWFKKLPQQEYPNSRCSEDCRKGQYYTAKTGCCWSCEDCGNNSYSDTIMANQCLPCEPGYYTPDHTTCIIIRIYWRSYNDVEGAAIVIANSIGLFLSILFGFVLCKFNHLVITDESSPHMITFVCIILILTFSFGFLNVVEPSFYLCKAKSAGFHFLFMIISSFLLIKTQLILEFLKRKSKFQLFASQMLLAVVLLLMQVCTITTYFVIDSGQIAIENLSVNNGSLLEKICNVELSPAKLVSVLLPIILLTISTIFAFRDRNSKHVLYEPKFLCFSCAALSIIMAAFLSTFKLLNVYLKTLVMAFAVNVSGFILMICFVLPKVYLAHTRFFNISSSRNASSPCPIIENDLAIEKNTLANNSDVVPNKNNILPKKDT is encoded by the coding sequence atgttagtttGGTTTTATTTTGGACTGTTACTCTTTTTGTTAGAAGTTGCAAGTTGTACGTTTGCCACTTATTCAACTAGATGTCAACATATACAAAACTACGTAATTGCAGATGCTACTTCGTCCACACGGCTCACAAGTATTACCAATGGAAATTATACAATTCAAGCCATAATTACCATTACTGGAAATACATTTTGCAATATAGTAAGCCGATATGGTTTAGTTCGTCAATATGCAATTGAGTACGCTCTTTATAAcgcttacaaaaaaataaataattcacaGATAGCAAAAATTGGTTTACGGATTGATGACGATTGCGAGAGTTTGCCTATTACGATGTCAAGAGGCATTGAACTAGCGTCGATGTTACGTGAAAATTCTATTTGTCGGAAAAGCTTTCTTCATTGTTCGAGCAAGAGTCAAAGAAACTCCAATGATATACAGACTCCAGTTGGTATAATTGGAACTTTGCTTAGCCTCACAACAATCCCTTTGGCTACTTTAACGTCACTGTATCGAATTCCTCAAATCAGTCCTTCAGCTAGTAGCAGCCTGCTGAGTAAAACTGATCTATACAAGTCTTTTTTCCGAACTATTCCCTCAGATAATCATCAAGTGTCTGTGATGTTAGACATCATTGAAACTTTCCGCTGGAATTTTATCATAGCTGCTGGTTCTGATGACGATTATGGCAAGCTGGCTTTATCTGAACTAGAAACACGAGCTCGTGTAAGAAATATTTGCATTACCGAAACTATATATGTACCATATAAGTCTCCAAATACTCAAAAGAGTGTCAAAAACCTAATGGAGCTTATTACCAATAAAGTAAAGgctaaagttattattttgtttttgtatgcTGTTGGTTTAGGTAACCTAATACTAAATGAAGCTAAAGAAAGAGGGGTACAAAGAATATGGCTGACTAGTGACGCATGGGTTACCGAGGCAGAAAATTTAAACGTGACATTAAATAACCAAACTCATGGTATCATTTCAGTTTCCCCAAAGCGCTACAAACTGCCAGATTTTGTTCAATTTATGGAATATGAAATAAAGAATAACTTTGTATGTAACATGTggctaaaaaattatctcaaaaacAGTTACAATTGTGAGCCAAGTAACATTTCTagcaataaagaaattttgtttggTTATAATAACTGTTCAGttgacattaaaaatgttatgaaagAGCTATCTAGTTCCGTTGGCAAAATTAGCAACCTTGTTGATGCTGTAACTGCGCTTGTTCTTTCTATTTATAAGTTCCTTGATATACATTGCATAAAAGATAGAGACTGTTCTATTTCTGCTATTGATCCTGtagaattaaataatatagtccgaaatataacttttaaaaatagcatTGGAGAAGTTATTGAGTTTGACCAATCAGGAGAACTAACATACGTTTTTTACTCTATAGACAACTTACAACTTTTGAATGgacaattaaaatatgtttcgGTTGGTAATTGGAGTAACAAACGCACTAAAAACcttttgattgaaaaaagtttaatagaaTGGCCTTTTTGGTTTAAGAAACTACCTCAACAAGAATACCCGAACTCTAGATGTAGTGAAGATTGCAGAAAAGGCCAATATTATACAGCAAAAACAGGTTGTTGTTGGAGTTGCGAAGATTGCGGAAACAACAGTTATAGTGATACAATAATGGCTAATCAATGCTTACCTTGTGAACCAGGTTATTATACACCGGATCATACCACATGTATAATTATACGTATATATTGGAGAAGCTATAATGACGTGGAAGGAGCCGCAATAGTTATTGCTAACAGTATAGGTCTATTTTTATCAATCTTGTTTGGCTTTGTTCTTTGTAAATTTAATCATTTAGTTATAACAGACGAATCATCTCCACATATGATCACTTTTGTgtgtattattttgattttaacattttcttttggATTTCTGAATGTTGTGGAACCATCTTTTTATTTGTGTAAAGCAAAGAGCGCTGGGttccattttttgtttatgattatttcttcatttttactaataaaaactCAACTAATATTGGAATTCCTCAAACGCAAAtctaaatttcaattatttgcTTCACAAATGCTCCTTGCAGTCGTTTTGTTGCTCATGCAAGTATGCACAATTACTACGTATTTTGTAATTGATTCAGGACAAATTGCTATTGAAAACCTATCAGTTAATAACGGttctttattagaaaaaatttgcaatGTCGAGTTGTCACCAGCAAAACTTGTTTCTGTTTTACTTCCCATTATTTTACTTACAATCTCGACAATTTTTGCTTTTCGCGATCGGAATAGTAAACATGTACTTTACGAGCCtaaatttttatgcttttcttGTGCTGCTTTGAGCATTATAATGGCagcttttttatcaacatttaagcttcttaatgtatatttaaagaCTCTGGTTATGGCATTCGCGGTAAATGTTTCTGGCTTCATTTTAATGATCTGCTTTGTTTTACCAAAAGTATACTTGGCACACACTCGTTTTTTTAACATATCCTCATCAAGAAATGCTTCCTCGCCATGTCCTataattgaaaatgatttagcgatagaaaaaaatactttagccAATAACAGCGATGTTGtaccaaacaaaaacaatatattacCAAAAAAAGATACCTAA